In one window of Mercurialis annua linkage group LG4, ddMerAnnu1.2, whole genome shotgun sequence DNA:
- the LOC126676590 gene encoding rRNA biogenesis protein RRP5, producing the protein MAAPNISSKKKNTKSKDDSTKFNKASKKSFKPKKKDSNDRVSSEAIGLQLEDDVPDFPRGGGSSLSHREREQIRAEVDAEFESDERVLAKKNINSKGKKLQNKSHSEADDFGSLFGDGLTGKLPRFANKITFKNISPGMKLCGMVAEVNEKDLVISLPGGLRGLVRSADALDPVFGDEIEDIASNLQNIFYTGQLVSCTVLQLDVDKKDSGKRKIWLSLRLSLLQKGFSLDAVQEGMVLTAYVKSVEDHGFILHFGLPSFMGFLPKNSQDESRSLELKTGQRLQGIVRSIDKVRKVVYLSSDPDTVSKCVMKDLKGISIDLLLPGMLVHGRVMSTLENGIMLSFLTYFSGTVDIFHLQNTFSASNWRDDYYTNKKVNARILFVDPATRAVGLTLNQHLVHNDAPPTHVRVGDIYDNAKVVRVDKSIGLLLEIPSTPVSSPAYVAISDVAENEVRNLEKKFKEGSKVRVRILGYRHLEGLATGILKASAFEGPVFTHSDVKPGMVVRAKIMSVDTFGAIVQFPGGLKALCPLRHMAEFEITKPKKKFKVGAELLFRILGCKSKRITVTHKKTLVKSKLPILSSYAEATDGLITHGWITKIEKHGCFVHFYNGVQGFVPRCELGLEPGNDANSVYQVGQVVKCRVLSSRPASHRINLSFIMKPTRVSEEDAVKLGSVVAGVVDRITPNDVIVYVNPKGHMRGTISTEHLADRHEQATLLKSVLKPGYEFDQLVVLDIENNNLVLSAKYSLVKSAHQLPSDLCQIHPQSVVHGYICNVIENGCFVRFLGRLTGFSPKSKAMDNQNAQLSEAFHIGQSVRSNIIDVSSETNRVTLSLKQSCCSSTDASFLHEYFCLEEKVAKLQSSGSKGPDLKWVEAFNMGSIVEAKVQESKEVGLVVSFDGYNDVLGFITHYQLGGATVEPGSTFRAAVLDVARTEQIVDLSLKPEFVSKLSNENSNSQTHKKKRKREMSKDLEVHQTVNAIVEIVKENYLVVSIPDHNYTIGYASVSDYNTQKLPQKQFLNGQSVAATVMALPGSSTAGRLLLLLKSISEITETSSSKKAKKKSSYNVGSLVQAEITEKRPLEMRLKFGIGSRGRIHINEVNDDCAREDPFTNFKIGQTVTARIVAKGSKADKNQLWELSIKPKMLTDLYESGDKSTSEVELSTGQLVNGYVYKVDKEWAWLTISRQLEAQLFILDTACEPSELEDFQKRFFVGKLVSGYILSYYKEKKLLRLVQRQLHSVSSGYVRGEDQIEESSENDAQHNNTAAHINEGDIIGGRISKILPGIGGLLVQISPNLHGRVHFTELQDSWVPNPLSGFQEGQFVKCKVLEISRSVKGTTHIDLSLCFLSKGMLNENPSELSKNQDQRVEKIEDVPPNSVVQGYVKNVTSKGCFIWLSRKIDARIRISNLSDEYVANPEKEFPIGKLVSGRVLSVEPLSKRVEVSLKTSSGKSAAKSELNDLSRLHAGDIVFGKIRRVESYGLFIAIDHTNLVGLCHVSELSDDHVDNIETKYRAGEKVTAKILKVDEERRRISLGMKNLDNGNDTDVKEESSEAISEKDHIDDSSSKLLESSSHEIEGMDIESEDEELAVLAQAESRASVPPLDVTLDDVEHSDIDGTIGQNLEHTGDEKTINEKEMRQEKKKKKEEREQEIRAAEERLLEKDVPRTPDEFEKLVHSSPNSSFVWIKYMAFMLDLSDIEKARSIAERALRTINFREENEKLNVWVAYFNLENEYGNPPEEAVKKVFHRALQYCDPKKVHLALLGVYERTEKNKLADELLEKTVKKFKNSCKLWVKRVQMLLKQEQDGVQSVVQRALLCLHRSKHIKFISQVAILEFKCGVPDRGRSMFEGILREYPKRTDLWSVYLDQEIRLGDVDVTRALFERATSLSLPAKKMQFLFKKYLEFEKSNGDEGQIESVKKKAMEYVESTMA; encoded by the exons AATATATCTCCTGGAATGAAGCTTTGCGGAATGGTTGCTGAAGTAAATGAGAAGGACCTTGTAATTAGTCTTCCTGGGGGATTACGTGGATTAGTGCGTTCTGCTGATGCGCTTGATCCTGTTTTTGGCGATGAAATAGAG GACATTGCAAGTAATCTTCAAAATATATTCTACACTGGGCAGTTGGTTTCATGCACGGTCTTGCAGTTAGATGTGGACAAGAAAGATAGTGGGAAAAGAAAAATCTGGCTTTCTTTGCGCCTTTCATTATTGCAAAAAGGGTTTTCACTAGATGCCGTCCAGGAAGGGATG GTCCTCACTGCCTATGTTAAAAGTGTTGAAGATCACGGCTTCATTCTCCATTTTGGATTGCCTTCATTTATGGGTTTCTTGCCAAAGAACAGCCAAGATG AAAGCAGGTCTCTTGAATTGAAAACGGGGCAACGCCTGCAAGGAATTGTTAGAAGCATTGACAAAGTTCGCAAAGTTGTTTATCTCAGTTCTGATCCTGATACAGTGTCTAAATGTGTG ATGAAGGATCTTAAAGGGATTTCAATTGATCTACTTCTTCCAGGCATGTTGGTTCATGGTCGTGTTATGTCAACACTGGAAAATGGAATAATGTTATCATTCCTTACATATTTTAGTGGAACT GTTgatatttttcatttacaaaatacATTTTCTGCCTCAAACTGGAGAGATGATTACTACACTAATAAGAAG GTCAATGCTAGGATATTATTTGTCGATCCTGCAACTAGAGCTGTTGGCTTGACCCTCAACCAACATCTTGTTCACAATGATGCTCCTCCAACA CATGTCAGAGTTGGAGATATTTATGACAATGCAAAAGTAGTTAGGGTGGACAAAAGCATAGGTCTTTTGCTTGAAATTCCTTCCACTCCAGTATCTTCCCCAGCATACGTTGCT ATATCTGATGTGGCTGAAAATGAGGTGCGGAATCTTGAGAAAAAATTTAAGGAGGGAAGTAAAGTTCGTGTTCGGATTCTAGGGTACAGGCATTTGGAAGGGCTTGCTACAGGGATTTTGAAG GCAAGTGCTTTTGAAGGCCCTGTATTCACCCATTCAGATGTGAAGCCTGGGATGGTTGTGAGAGCCAAGATCATGTCTGTTGACACCTTTGGTGCTATAGTGCAATTTCCTGGTGGCTTGAAGGCGCTTTGTCCTCTTCGCCATATGGCTGAATTTGAAATTACGAAgcctaaaaaaaaatttaag GTTGGAGCTGAACTGTTATTTCGAATACTTGGTTGCAAGTCCAAGAGAATCACCGTCACGCACAAGAAAACACTT GTCAAATCAAAACTTCCAATTCTTAGCTCATATGCTGAAGCAACAGATGGGCTAATAACACATGGTTGGATAACAAAGATTGAAAAGCATGGCTGCTTTGTCCATTTTTACAATGGAGTCCAAGGATTTGTTCCCAG ATGCGAGCTTGGATTAGAACCAGGAAATGATGCAAATTCAGTGTATCAGGTTGGGCAAGTTGTCAAATGCAGGGTATTGAGTTCTCGTCCTGCTTCACATCGAATCAACCTTAGTTTCATAATGAAGCCTACAAG GGTTTCTGAAGAAGATGCTGTCAAATTGGGTAGTGTTGTTGCCGGAGTTGTTGACAGAATAACACCCAATGATGTTATAGTATATGTTAATCCCAAAGGTCATATGAGGGGTACAATTTCGACTGAGCATTTGGCTGATCGCCATG AGCAAGCTACTTTGTTGAAGTCGGTGCTGAAGCCTGGTTATGAGTTTGATCAACTTGTGGTCTTAG ATATTGAGAACAATAATTTGGTTCTCTCTGCAAAATATTCTCTCGTGAAGTCGGCTCATCAGCTTCCTTCAGATCTCTGTCAAATTCATCCTCAGTCGGTAGTCCAT GGGTACATTTGTAATGTAATTGAAAATGGCTGCTTTGTTCGATTTCTTGGGCGTTTGACTGGTTTCTCCCCTAAAAGCAAG GCAATGGACAACCAAAATGCTCAGCTTTCTGAAGCATTTCACATTGGACAATCTGTTCGCAGCAACATAATTGAT GTAAGCAGTGAAACAAACAGAGTAACACTGTCCTTGAAGCAGTCATGCTGTTCATCTACAGATGCCTCCTTTCTTCATGAATATTTTTGTCTGGAGGAGAAG GTTGCTAAGCTGCAATCTTCAGGCTCCAAAGGACCTGACTTAAAGTGGGTTGAAGCTTTTAACATGGGCAGTATCGTGGAGGCAAAAGTGCAGGAGTCTAAAGAAGTCGGACTTGTTGTCAGCTTCGATGGATATAATGATGTTCTCGGTTTTATCACACATTATCAAT TAGGTGGAGCTACAGTGGAACCAGGATCAACTTTTCGAGCTGCAGTTCTTGATGTTGCCAGGACTGAACAGATTGTTGACTTATCTCTGAAGCCAGAGTTTGTATCTAAACTCAGTAATGAGAATTCTAATAGCCAAACTCACAAGAAG AAACGCAAAAGAGAAATGTCTAAGGACTTAGAGGTGCATCAAACAGTAAATGCTATTGTGGAGATTGTGAAAGAGAACTACTTG GTCGTCTCAATTCCTGATCATAATTACACTATAGGATATGCGTCAGTATCAGACTACAACACACAGAAGCTTCCACAGAAACAATTTCTTAATGGACAAAG TGTCGCTGCAACTGTTATGGCACTTCCAGGCTCTTCAACTGCAGGGAGGTTGCTTTTGCTTTTGAAATCAATAAGTGAGATAACTGAGACATCCAGTTCAAAGAAGGCAAAAAAGAAGTCTAGCTATAATGTGGGATCCCTGGTTCAGGCAGAG ATAACTGAAAAAAGGCCTCTTGAAATGAGGTTAAAATTTGGTATTGGTTCTCGAGGGAGGATCCATATAAATGAG GTAAATGATGATTGTGCTAGGGAAGATCCATTTACTAATTTCAAAATTGGCCAAACAGTCACCGCCCGTATTGTTGCGAAGGGTAGCAAGGCAGATAAAAACCAGCTGTGGGAGTTGTCTATCAAACCAAAAATGCTTACAG ATCTATATGAATCAGGGGATAAGTCTACATCAGAGGTTGAACTTTCCACCGGGCAGCTTGTAAATGGTTATGTGTATAAAGTGGACAAAGAGTGGGCCTGGTTAACAATATCTCGACAATTAGAAGCTCAACTTTTTATTCTTGACACTGCATGTGAGCCCAGTGAACTTGAGGATTTTCAGAAACGCTTTTTTGTGGGAAAGTTAGTTAGTGGCTACATTTTAAGTTATTACAAGGAGAAAAAGTTGTTGCGTTTGGTGCAACGTCAGTTACATTCAGTGTCTAGTGGATATGTCAGAGGTGAAGATCAGATAGAGGAAAGCTCTGAAAATGATGCTCAACATAATAATACTGCAGCTCATATTAATGAAGGAGATATAATAGGTGGCAGGATTTCCAAAATACTTCCTGGTATTGGTGGCTTACTAGTGCAAATTAGTCCAAATCTGCATGGCAGAGTTCATTTTACTGAACTTCAAGACTCCTGGGTGCCTAATCCTTTGTCTGGATTTCAAGAAGGGCAATTCGTCAAGTGCAAGGTCCTGGAGATCAGTCGTTCAGTCAAGGGAACTACTCATATTGATTTGTCATTATGTTTCCTTTCAAAAGGCATGCTTAATGAGAATCCAAGTGAACTTTCAAAAAATCA GGACCAGCGCGTGGAAAAGATTGAGGATGTTCCGCCTAATTCTGTAGTACAG GGTTATGTCAAGAATGTGACATCAAAAGGATGCTTCATTTGGCTCTCAAGGAAGATTGACGCCAGAATTCGAATCTCAAATTTATCTGATGAATATGTTGCTAATCCAGAAAAAGAATTCCCAATTGGGAAACTTGTAAGTGGAAG GGTATTATCTGTGGAACCTTTGTCCAAGAGAGTTGAAGTTAGCTTGAAGACATCGAGTGGAAAAAGCGCAGCAAAATCTGAACTTAATGATTTGAGTCGTTTACATGCTGGAGATATAGTGTTTGGAAAAATTAGAAGGGTGGAATCATATGGCCTGTTTATTGCTATTGACCACACAAACTTG GTTGGACTATGCCATGTCTCAGAGCTTTCAGATGACCATGTTGACAATATTGAAACTAAATATCGAGCAGGGGAGAAAGTAACTGCAAAGATATTGAAG GTAGATGAAGAAAGACGCCGAATCTCTCTGGGAatgaaaaatttggataatGGAAATGATACTGACGTTAAAGAAGAATCTAGTGAGGCCATTAGTGAAAAAGATCACATTGATGACAGTAGTTCTAAACTACTTGAGAGCAGTTCACATGAAATTGAAGGAATGGATATTGAATCTGAAGATGAAGAGTTAGCAGTTCTTGCTCAGGCAGAATCAAGGGCTTCTGTTCCTCCTCTTGATGTCACCCTTGATGATGTGGAGCATTCTGACATTGATGGCACCATTGGACAAAATCTAGAGCACACTGGTGATGAAAAGACCATAAATGAGAAGGAAATGAGAcaggaaaagaagaagaagaaggaagagAG GGAGCAAGAAATTAGAGCTGCTGAAGAGAGGCTGCTTGAAAAGGATGTTCCAAGAACCCCTGATGAATTTGAGAAATTGGTTCACAGCTCTCCAAATAGTAGTTTTGTATGGATAAAATACATGGCTTTCATGCTTGACCTGTCTGATATTGAGAAAGCTCGATCAATTGCAGAAAG GGCTCTGAGAACTATCAATTTTCGGGAAGAAAACGAGAAGCTAAATGTCTGGGTAGCCTACTTCAATTTGGAAAATGAATATGGAAATCCTCCAGAG GAAGCTGTTAAAAAGGTATTTCATAGAGCATTGCAATACTGTGATCCCAAGAAGGTCCATTTAGCCCTTCTGGGAGTGTATGAAAGGACTGAGAAGAATAAATTGGCTGATGAACTTCTTGAAAAAACagtcaaaaagtttaaaaattcatGCAAG CTTTGGGTGAAGCGGGTACAGATGCTTTTGAAACAAGAGCAAGATGGCGTTCAATCTGTAGTTCAGCGTGCTCTTTTGTGCCTCCATCGCAGCAAGCATATAAAATTCATCTCGCAAGTAGCTATCCTTGAATTCAAATGTGGGGTTCCTGATAGAGGGCGATCCATGTTTGAAGGAATTTTGCGGGAGTACCCAAAAAGAACAGATTTGTGGAGCGTTTATCTTGATCAA GAGATTAGACTCGGAGATGTAGATGTAACTCGTGCTCTGTTTGAAAGGGCCACTAGTCTGAGCCTCCCAGCTAAGAAGATGCAA TTCTTATTCAAGAAATATCTCGAGTTTGAGAAGTCTAATGGCGATGAAGGACAAATCGAGTCGGTGAAGAAGAAGGCTATGGAATATGTTGAGAGCACAATGGCATGA